One window from the genome of Chaetodon trifascialis isolate fChaTrf1 chromosome 20, fChaTrf1.hap1, whole genome shotgun sequence encodes:
- the sema4d gene encoding semaphorin-4D isoform X2: MGFGVLGVFLGLLLEVSTHGPHAVPRTSWRHQDLDLMEFSEPDIFNYSTLLLSEKKDALYVGAREAIFELSKKNVTVRNNKVQWTVAENPMMMCTLKGKSKERDCLNYIRVLQVVDDERLYVCGTHAFQPQCDYLNLKDFSLDGQPEDGRGKCSFDPSQSFTTVMVDGELYSGTAYNFLGSEPIISRYSPSQSLLRTEYSTSWLNEPSFVFADVIREGTNRVEGEDDKIYYFFTEVSVEYEFFGKLLIPRVARVCKGDLGGQRTLQKKWTSFLKAKLVCSMPELNFVFNVVHDVFILKGTDWRDTVIYGVFTSQWGNVGLSAVCSYNMTAVEEVFSKGKYMQKATVEQSHTKWVRYNGITPSPRPGACINNLMRQQNISSSLHLPDKTLQFVKDHPLLEDPVLPIGNGPRLITKDVNYTQIVVERVRALDRNIYDVIFTGTDKGVLHKSVVYEGEVHIVEEIQLLKNSESIKNLLLSSETRSLYAGSDSGVVQSPTAFCGRYLSCDDCVLARDPYCAWDPHTAACVNIFDAPSQRHRRLIQSLNGDADKCPSVSGRSLKDYQSVTVKLGSSAELPCLVHSNLAQVMWKSNGSVLTEASRFHLIGENGLLIYSVAPEDQGHYECWSVEWAPAAGKNFTRLLAAYVLTLDLPSRPPHQDGHVAVTTLGRQETSSTHEAEGNGKTDRAPLTPALAPPSYTAAVQFTSPPRTDSSLTPPPSSTIKFQPKQYLPPSSNAPRPDSRDPAAEYLQHNNSTALLFLFLLFFLLFLAALAYNCYMQYLPAPCLRLRAALLGSHKSAHQPEYRACEAGLMEASTTDKINMTEQPTQNGSQATQNLRALRDTGYETEPECGNGRIPSHSFGDDSPSQEKPFDVDCESQPIQFADADEPYC; encoded by the exons ATGGGATTTGGCGTGCTGGGAGTGTTTCTGGGGCTGCTCCTGGAGGTCTCCACCCATGGACCCCACGCTGTGCCTCGAACCTCCTGGAGACACCAAG ATTTAGATCTGATGGAGTTTTCGGAGCCTGACATCTTCAACTACTCCACGTTGCTGCTGAGCGAGAAAAAGGACGCGCTGTACGTGGGAGCCAGGGAGGCCATCTTTGAGCTCAGCAAGAAGAACGTGACAGTCAGAAACAACAAG GTTCAGTGGACAGTTGCAGAAAACCCCATGATGATGTGCACGCTTAAAGGAAAATCAAAAGAG AGGGATTGTCTAAACTACATCCGAGTACTTCAAGTTGTAGACGACGAGCGGCTGTATGTCTGCGGCACGCACGCCTTTCAGCCGCAGTGTGACTACTTG AACCTCAAAGACTTCTCGTTGGACGGCCAACCGGAAGATGGCAGAGGAAAGTGCTCGTTTGACCCCTCGCAAAGCTTTACGACGGTCATGGTTG ATGGAGAGCTGTACTCAGGGACAGCTTATAACTTCTTAGGCAGTGAACCGATTATTTCCAGATACTCTCCATCCCAGTCCCTGCTGAGGACAGAGTACTCCACATCGTGGCTCAATG AGcccagttttgtttttgccGACGTCATCAGGGAAGGGACAAACCGAGTCGAGGGCGAAGACGATAAAATCTACTACTTCTTCACTGAGGTGTCAGTGGAGTACGAATTCTTTGGCAAGCTGCTCATCCCCAGGGTGGCACGCGTCTGTAAG GGTGACCTCGGGGGGCAGCGCACTCTCCAGAAGAAGTGGACGTCCTTCCTGAAAGCCAAGCTGGTCTGCTCCATGCCTGAGCTTAACTTTGTCTTCAACGTAGTACATGATGTCTTCATCCTGAAGGGGACGGACTGGAGGGACACCGTCATCTACGGGGTCTTCACCTCCCAGTG GGGTAATGTGGGCTTGTCAGCCGTGTGCTCTTACAACATGACAGCTGTGGAAGAGGTCTTCTCCAAGGGCAAGTACATGCAGAAAGCCACAGTGGAGCAGTCCCACACCAAGTGGGTCCGGTACAACGGCATCACTCCCTCTCCCCGTCCTGGAGCC tGCATTAACAACCTGATGCGACAGCAGAACATCAGCAGCTCTCTCCACCTGCCGGACAAGACCCTTCAGTTCGTTAAGGACCACCCCCTGCTGGAGGATCCCGTCCTGCCCATCGGCAACGGGCCTCGCCTCATCACCAAAGACGTCAACTACACTCAGATCGTGGTCGAGAGGGTCCGAGCGCTCGATAGGAACATTTACGACGTCATCTTCACTGGAACGG ATAAAGGAGTCCTGCACAAGTCGGTAGTGTATGAAGGAGAAGTGCATATTGTGGAGGAGATCCAGCTTCTGAAGAACTCTGAGTCCATCAAGAACCTACTTTTGTCCTCTGAG ACACGGTCCCTGTACGCTGGTTCAGACTCGGGCGTAGTCCAGTCACCTACAGCGTTCTGTGGCAGGTATCTGTCCTGCGATGACTGCGTCCTGGCTCGAGACCCATACTGCGCCTGGGACCCTCACACTGCTGCCTGCGTCAATATCTTTGATGCTCCCAGCCAACGGCATAG gaGGTTAATCCAGAGCCTGAATGGTGATGCAGACAAGTGTCCTTCAG TGTCAGGTCGCTCTCTGAAGGACTACCAGAGTGTGACAGTGAAGCTGGGGAGCTCTGCTGAGCTGCCGTGCCTGGTACACTCCAACCTGGCCCAGGTGATGTGGAAATCCAACGGCTCGGTCCTCACTGAGGCCTCTCGCTTCCACCTCATAGGCGAAAATGGTCTCCTTATTTACAGCGTGGCTCCCGAGGATCAAGGTCATTATGAGTGCTGGTCTGTGGAATGGGCCCCTGCCGCTGGGAAGAACTTCACCCGCCTCCTGGCTGCATACGTCCTGACTCTGGATCTCCCTTCCAGACCCCCGCACCAGGACGGCCACGTGGCCGTCACCACCCTCGGCAGGCAGGAGACATCTAGCACGCACGAGGCTGAAGGTAATGGTAAGACAGACAGAGCCCCACTAACTCCGGCCCTCGCCCCTCCCAGCTATACAGCCGCAGTCCAATTCACGTCCCCACCCCGAACTGACTCATCACTAACCCCGCCCCCCAGCAGCACAATCAAGTTCCAGCCAAAGCAGTATCTTCCCCCGAGCTCCAACGCTCCCCGCCCGGACAGCCGGGACCCGGCAGCCGAGTACTTGCagcacaacaacagcacagccctcctcttcctcttcctcctgtttttcctgctcttcCTGGCCGCGCTGGCGTACAACTGCTACATGCAGTATCTTCCAGCCCCCTGCCTCCGTCTGCGAGCTGCTCTGCTGGGCAGCCACAAGAGCGCCCATCAGCCTGAGTACCGGGCCTGTGAAGCAGGTCTCATGGAAGCATCTACAACTGACAAAATTAACATGACGGAGCAACCCACGCAGAACGGCAGCCAAGCCACTCAAAACCTCCGGGCGCTCCGTGATACCGGGTATGAGACCGAGCCAGAGTGCGGCAACGGTCGGATCCCCTCTCACAGCTTTGGAGATGACAGCCCCTCCCAGGAGAAACCCTTTGATGTGGACTGTGAATCTCAGCCCATCCAGTTTGCAGACGCAGATGAACCGTACTGCTAG